A region of the Myxococcus stipitatus DSM 14675 genome:
TGCCAGAGGATGACGGGCGTGGTGAGGAAGATGCCGCAGTACACGCCGACCTTCATGAGGACGTTTATCTCCTCGATGCCGGACGTGTAGATGAGGGCGCGGTTGCCCTCCGGGAGCGCATCCAGCACCGGCCGCATCAGCACGCCGAAGATGGGCTTGGCGAACAGGAGCGAGGCGGCCCCGAGCACCAGGACCGCCAGGGTGCACTTCATGAGGCGCCCGCGGAGCTCCGACAGGTGCTCCATCAAGCTCATCCGCAGCTCGGACTCGGTAGCGGTCTGGGAACTCAGGGGTCAGCTCCGTTTCGGCGCGTTGCGCGCCACCGTTCCCGGTAGCGGCGAAAGCTGGGGCAGTCCGTCGGCGCCCACGCTCTCCGAGGGGGCGGACGACGCGGTGGGAGAAGCAGGCTCACCCGCGGGCGCGGACGACTCCGCTTCCGGCGCGGGAGACGAAGCCGGGGGCTCGGGGAGCTCCGCCCCGTCCAGTCCGAGCGGCGCGCGCGGGGACTGCGTCTCGGCGGCGGAGGGCTCCGCGGGAGTCGCCGGGGCCAGCGCGTCCGTGGGCGTCAGCGCGTCCGGCGCGCCCACCTGCGGCGCGGGGGAGCGGCCGAAGGGCAGGCCCGGCCTCACCGGAGGGGTGGGCTCCCGGTTGAGCTCCGTGTCCATGGTGTAGAACTCGCGCTCCACCACGTTGCGGACCTCGTCCGTCTGGCGGCGGAACTCCCGCATGAACTTGCCGATGGCACGCGCCAGCTCGGGCAACCGCTGCGGCCCGAGGATGAGCAGCGCGGCCACCGCGATGAGCACCATTTCGCCTGCGCCGATGTTGAACATGTCCTGACGGGCTCCCCGAAGCTGCCCGGTTTATCGCGCCCCGGGCCACTTGGCGCAACCGCTCGACGCTTCCGGCCGTCCGCCCGTCACCGTGGGCGGGGGGCAGCCGGCCCTCTACC
Encoded here:
- the tatB gene encoding Sec-independent protein translocase protein TatB translates to MFNIGAGEMVLIAVAALLILGPQRLPELARAIGKFMREFRRQTDEVRNVVEREFYTMDTELNREPTPPVRPGLPFGRSPAPQVGAPDALTPTDALAPATPAEPSAAETQSPRAPLGLDGAELPEPPASSPAPEAESSAPAGEPASPTASSAPSESVGADGLPQLSPLPGTVARNAPKRS